One Glycine max cultivar Williams 82 chromosome 8, Glycine_max_v4.0, whole genome shotgun sequence genomic window, TTTTGATTCTAAGAATCACTAAATtatgcatatttatttaaatattttattcatttagaaTTTCATGAATTGTGAttgtttaatatgattttttattggtgtgtaaatatatacatatataatcttatattaaatttattgcgGATATCATGATTGATTTTCCATATTATCACTTGACTGAAAATAACACTATTTGTGAACTCTTATTAATTCtttattcattaatattatcatctcattataaatgttattttcagaacaagagaaaaaaattgtttaagttTAAAGAGACTTCAAtacataattttcttaattacatttatttgagcttaattaatatttcagaaTAAGATGCTAGATGTGAtcacttatattatatttttagtattcaTTTAGTTTAGATACTCatattttgagaataatatttttacttatgtaaaaatttatttattataaaaaaatattttcatattattataattttaaaattttatattattttgatatgagTTGTTATTGTAATGAAAGACTACAGAATTGTCCACTTCTGTTTGCTTAAGTTATggataaaacataaaaagagaaTGATACTTATCGTTAATCAATTATGTCCTCTACCATTAACGGAGTTTTTTGCTTAGATGTTTGGATATACTATTTCCTGCTAATAAAAATGTGTAGGAACTGGTTGTGATCTGAGGCTTAATGCTatattgaaatttcaattcCTTGGAGGGACCTAATAGGCTAATACTGTGACTCTCTACACTGAATCTTAGAAAAACTTACATTTACACATTAGATTGTGGTATCTAGCTTGAGCCTTCTTAAAGACAGTCAACTAACAAAGAGAGTGTATCAGATTATAGGTATTCATTCTATTAATTTCCTTCACATGCATAAAACAGCAATGACCAACTTGGCCAACTTTCTcacaaaaacattcaaaaatGTGAAAGAACCTACTCAAGAAAATACGTTATCTATAGGCATAGACCAGTCCCAAGTTATAGTAATGATTTATAATAGATTCCAGAGAGGgtaaaatcaaataaaccaCTAACCTGTATAAAGTATTAAACGCCCAATtctcaaattatatatttaaaacttcataattataaaattttcatattttaagataCTCTCACTTTTCTTGAATAGAAATTGCTTGGCATGGACGGGAAACAGAAAGAGACATATGTAACACCACCCATCAGGGTGTTCTGCTTAAGGCCTTGCCATTATCTCCTTTCTACGTATTAGACCACCAATCTTTCACCTTTTTGTTAACAAAATAATAGCAAAAGCTACCTCACTCACCCCAATCTTCACATTCACAATCACAAAGCTTATCTGAAATATAATTGCAGAGAAAAAAAGGACCCACCAAAACCGTCTAAACAACGACACCCCCTTAGCCTTTTACGCCTAGCTAGTGAAATTCGTTCACTTCACCACCCCAGCCAAAATCATCATTACCGATAGATACCTCGCCATAATGGTCTCCTAGCCCTCCAAcaccacaagaaaaaaaaaatcaccatctTTATTCTCAATTaccataaacaaacaaaaggacCAACCATATTAATCCAACACCGCTTCATTCCTCAACCACCACCACCTTACTTTACTTTACCCAAACACAATAATAATTCATTCATAAAAATCCCACTATTCCattcttaaaaattacataaaaacaaagctattataaattttaatcaaagacCTAACTTCACACCacagtttaaaataaaaatatatcacatTCATGATAtccctttttttaaaatcttattcctcgtttttcataatttattatttatacaacATCCCAGTTCTTCTTCCTCTATAGTCTTTAGCAAAAGAGAATTTACACGTCTTACACGTCACACTAAACGACAAAAGCAGGCTTACAGAATATAGAAAATTTAGAAACACTCCGAAGTCCGAACCAAATCCATCACCACCTCTATTATCCATTCCCTGCTTCCGTTCCCATCGACCAATATCTACAACCATTACACAACCTCGCCACGTGGCAGTCTTCAGACGAGGGTCTTGCATGTCGAAGTCTGCGGGTCCCACATCGCTGGCACGAGATACCTCCTTCCATTCGCACCATGCGCATTGTAACTCGCCCCGGTTGCCTTATCCACGAGAACCCGACCCGGATAACCCGGGTACGACCCACTTCCGAAAACACCAGTGCAAGCCGAAACGGCCTCTAACGGCGCCGTTGGGGGACCCTGGAAGTAACCGTTGTTGAAAGGGTTGGTAACTGTGCCAGCGAGAAGCGTGGCCAAGTTAATAACCATTCCGTCAACCCCGGCGTCGCCGTTAGGAGAAACTAACGGCGGCGTCTGGGGCCCGTAAATCGGTTGGTGGAATGGCCACGCGCATTGCCCGGGGCACTGTGTTTCGGAGTTTCCAACCCAGATATATGCGGTTCGGGCATTACTTTTAACGTTCCGGGTAGAGCCGTGGGTGCCACAGCGGCTCATGCAGAAGCCCTCAACGGCAACGTCCTTCGCCGTTAAAACCACCGTTATCGAGTTAATCTCGTTGAACTTTGACGCGAGTGCGAGGAGATCTCTTCCTTTGAGATTTTTCCCTAGCGTGTAAGCCGGGTGTAGGAACTGCATCCCTACGACGAGCGCAGGGGATCCTCCTCCCACCTTGTACTTCTCCGTGGTTTTCCACCACGTGGCGGTCGAGGGGAGAGGCGCGTTTGGCGCGCTGCTTAACGAGTTTATGAAGTCCACGATTATGGACCGTTGGATCGGGGTGAAGGTGCCGTACCAGATGAGATTGACGGTGATGCGGCCCTTCAGGAGCTGGCCGTTGTGGTACTTGAGGACTAGTGGCTGCTCCTCCACGAGCTCCCCTACGGTCAGTAGGGGAAAGAGGAGCAGCGTGAGCACCGCAGAGAAGGCGAGGGCAATGTTGTAATTTAAGGTCATTTTTTGTGGATTAGAACGATTGAGTCAGAGAGTGAAAGCAGAAGAATAAGAAGATGAGAGTGTTTGAACTCAAGTTTGACGATAGACACGAGTGGAGAGTACGATGGAAACGGCTATTTATATACCTGGTCAGGGGGGACAGCTGTGGCCAAGGATGTGTCAACATCTTGAGCCTCCACGTGGAGCTTTTTCATTGGGCCTTCTCGTGCCAGCCTGTCAACGTTTGAACTTTGAACCGGATGACGCCGCGGTCTAccggtttttcttttttaatcatgCTTTTGGCCATTTTTACCCTACTAATCAAAAACTTTAGGTAACGTTattaaatgtataataatttgtgcattttttagaattatttaattattaatatattttttttatttaaggttgttttaataaaaagttgtcaaaGTAAGAACTTATTAAAGAGAAACTTAAAtcgaatataataaaaaagacaacCACAACTTTTTATAAAAGATTTCTAAAGATAACAACAAATATAGTATATGTCAAATTTAAATCCGAATGGAACAAGGAACTTACAAAAAATAGTTTCTTTCCGTagatacttttatatataaaaaaaaaagtgactgtatttaagtattttaaatcaCACAAAACTATTTGATATTTCTTACACTTTCTTTAGTTCTTTACCATAAAGATAAAATACTAGTATGTTTTTCTTAACACAAGTGAATGTAACTATTGTTTTATCAATAATATAGtatacatttattaattataagttaTCTCTCATTTATATTTAGTGTcattaaaaatactatttaaattatttacttttaccttatgaatatttctaaaataaaatactcgTACTATTATaagaaagtttaaaattatttattgcgATTACTGATTTGACCTTACTCTAAAATTGATTTCTCAATCCCGAGAATGCTTTAGCATGCATTTCAGCGCAAATTTGAACCTGAGTACGTGGGTCCCATGGGGAATTTTACACGCAATATCAACCTTAGGATATGAATAAACGGTGAGATAGGAGCCATATAATTGGAATGGGTTCCAGTATGATGCAGTCTGCATCGGGGTTGATGAAATTGACATCATATGCAGAGTTCGAGGAAGAGTGTTTCAGTAAAATTTAACATAGGCGCGCATGAAGGCTGAAGCTGTTTGTCCGTTCTTAccaaatacattaaataaaaaaaattaattgctattattatcataaaaaataaatattgcatGCATAGCATACCACTATAAATCTATAAtgtgattttaaatattttttataataagatttaaattaaaagtgtgcttaatatttgtataaagcttaatttaaaatatttcttttaataattattattttattaaatatttttagttatagtttattttaaaatgacatcataataaaagaaacataacatattaatgtttattaattttgtttgtaggaatagttttgaaaaatatattattttaacacaaatttaacaattttaattaaattaattattttttaattctaatgaattaattaattaaaccttaTGATAAAGACCaaataaagtataattttttatattttcaattaataaagaaattattgttactataatttttaaaataattataaaaataaataaatttatcatatacatatatttttgtttagatgacaatataaaattataaaattactttttcgtaaaaaatattataaaattattgtatattattaatatataaactttgttcttattattttacacttaaaaaaagagataagaGAATTAAGTATaacatttatcttaaaataattaacaatattttattcaaaaaataattaacacatgagataacttaaaaataattttataaaaataaataaataatttttaaaaaaatcttataattaaaaccaaagataattcttttttattatgaatatttATGTCATTTGTATTTATATGTCTTTCCTTTCATGttcatttttatcaaatacttgTAGTCTACCAAATTGTTccactttctattttttttttcttttacattctttcttcttaatttctttgctttccattttctttcttaaacaaaacttaataatcaaattcaaataataataaaattaataatagattCCCGAGGTTATCTCAACTTTCAAAACCATGCCCGTGGGTTAGACTGTGAGCTTAGGGAGTTAGGGGTAGGTCGTGGGGGGCCAGAAGGAAGCTGATTCGAAGATCCTAAATAGGTCAGCGTATTGAATTATAGTCATGTTTGGCAAAGTAGCTCCAAACTAATAGTGATATTGAGCATGGTGGGTGGTCCTCccaccacaaaaaaaaattttaaaaaaaatgagattttcattttgatcttttCTCTAGCACCctcttcttccatctttttttttccctttgatTAGATTTGGgttgcctttttcttttcttcaacgacactttcctttttttttttcctctctttactttttttcttctaacgTTTTGCAAACTTCGAAGAACATGTGTGGGACGGTGCCGGCTCCATGAATTTGCCCACGCATGTCACAAGGAAATAAATGGATATTAAAAGTTTTGTGATGGCCTGTTGTTGTTAGAATTgaatgaaacaaaacaaaaattccaTCACAATCTGCACTGCATGAAGCAAGAAAATTTAATGCATGCGAGGAGATGACGATGACACGAAGGAAATTTTGAGGATGGAAATAAAGTATCTAAGTGTATCACACATAATAGGAAAAAGCTACATACCCCAATGTGTTAATAAATATTGTATACTCTTAGTATTTTAAGTAGTGCTGCttcaaaataatttcatattgaaTGCATATTTATAGGACACTAGATGTAGATATAGGTTGATTCTAAGGAAATTTAAGTTGATCATAGTGTATTatagttgaaaaataattttgcttctTAATTACATGATCAAAAGTTCAATTTTTAGGTTTccgtatataaaaaattaaaacatatattaaacGATGTGAGTTCTTTAAATggatgttaatataaaaattaatattacactACCGTCTTTAACATATCTTAAGTTTagccaaaaaaagaagagaatttAAGTTGGTTTCTTTGAGCTCCATGGTTTTTGAGACTGACACATATATAAGACCCGATTTTAAAGCAAACAACAGCTAGCACGAAAGCTAAGGAGGCTAATAAGGTGGATGCTTCATTAGTAGTATACTAGTAAGCACTgctcttaattaaaaatttcacatCCTTGGAAAAAAGGAAGGTGAAGAAGGGGATTTGAATTTGAAGTCAAGtctccactttttcttttcttagccTCTATCAATTATCATGTTGTAAGTAAAAGAGAGAATAAGAACAAGTTTCCcgaagaaaaaggtaaaagggACACGAAAGAAAGAAATAGTAGCAGCTAGCTAGTTTGTGTGGATAAAAAGGAGAGCAAGTGGAGAGTGAAACAGAAGGAAAAGGGTCACGTGTTGCGTTACTGAGTAGCCAAATAAAGAAAACACGTCGTCGGCAGCACACGGAGACAAAGGTTTGGGTCTGCTTCAAAGTTGAAACCATTGAATAGAATAGAGAATAGTATAAAGAAACTGTTCACCCAAGCGATtccaaatttaagtttttaatcagaattttgtgtttgattttttatttactaatgAAGTTgtaattaaagatattattttaCCACTAACATAAGTCGATTCAGTACTGTTCAACTTTTGTTACACACTTAtactataaaagaaaattagctGAACGTCAAATATAAAATCCTAAATGCATCCTAGTTAAAAAGATAATGATGAGaataacaatttaattaattttcttttgcaatGAACCAATTAGGACCCATTTGAACACCACAGCACTGGATAAGCCACAAAATGTCTTGCCAGACTTAGTACTAATACTCAGCCACATCTACGCGTCATTGCCTTGCCAGACTTAGTACtgatactcagccacaaaatgTCTGCTCCAACTGGACAGGttcatttaacaaaaaataagtgCATGAATGGCACAGTTATCATGTCCAAGTCCCATTTAAGTTGTGACGTAGATATCAAGTGATCTGaatctctttatttattatcataatcAGTAGTCTTAATATTCTTAACTagcttttaaataattttgttaagtgtagaatataaatattgatttttaaattcacTATATGTTAAatggttttttaattaaacactCAGATAACTATTGCGAACATACAACAACATTATTATTAGTGAAGAGAGATACTTCATGTCTCTTTacttattttaactaaaaataattaaaataaaaaaactaacataagAATAATAgttattagaagaaaaataatataaatttaaaaactgacAAAACATAAAATGATCTAGTGAAATGTGtacacttaataaaaatatttttttattactagtgAAAACTCAAGCATTATCACACTTATGTccgtatttttattttgttatcaccttttttgctttaattttttttttcaatttatcatATTGTGCATTAATGTGTGTTGCAATAGTATGTAAAGAGGgtaattcattttaaacaaGATAGtaaatatctattattttaaattttgtgtttggataaaaaatttaaaaaaatctccatccaaacacatggcTAATGTAATATGTTAGTCTTTTGAAATTCATTATATTGAATACATAATACattactaatttaaaaaatattacttatttttcaatgaaattcagttttattttttttagaaaataataaaaagtataaaaaagcaagcctacaaattagttaatttggttttaatttttctacatGTTCCTTTGttgatttaaaacatataaaattgaCTATATGTATAATTGATTgaaggtttttctttttttaatttaatgtgaaAAGTTTATGATTCACCTTAATTTAGTcaagttaataaattattaatatataatcacGTTAAATTCAATTATATGTAAACTTAAAGTCAGTTTTAGGTTAGGTACCAATAAGAGTTAATGTGTTAAcaaatgaagagaaagaaggcTATAGGAGAGAGAACAATAAATTGAaagttattaacttattatgaagaaaaaagtgTTAGAGGTGTAACAAAACTTAGAAGAGAGGGGAGAGAGGTGTTATTGTTACCTGATTGAatcatcttctaattttttgagcaaaaaattgaattatattataaaaaaggaaataaacctgtgaaattgtaaattacttttgtgttatttcattttatttttcattgcatccagtattttctttttagtgatacaattattttaaactttcaataaataaaattacaagatCAAACTATGAAGATGCGATAAGATTGTATCcactaaaattacaattaactattttttaaatttaaacgtaaatcaattaaataattatttaacaattgtataaaaaatcatttatttgaattaaagtaaaaaatatggagtgctatttaattttcttttacatatgattaatcattaatatataGAGTACACTTAAAATGGATACATGAAagtaacaaaaaatagaaaatcatgttaaatgtattgtttcttctttctctaTAACTTGTTTGTCTTTTAGATAATTCATTTATCTTTGTTCCATGGTTATTCTTCATCTTctatttcttgtatttttttttcatgtttttctttgttgtttgttctattgatttttgagtatttaaattatccatattttatatcaactattaaaaaaaaatatttcttaaattaatgcaaaaagtaaattaataaagaatataaaaagataaatagaagGTTGACAATATATTTGAAATGAATTATGTATGCAAGGGGGTTTTGTGGTGGATTAACAAGAAGAATAAGATTGAGAGGATAATATAAAatggaaactaaaaaataagagaaaaaaggtaagattgagagagaaataaaataaaataaataaatgaatttcttaaaaatcaaagttaccccaaaatcttataaattcctttgaatttgatttctaaTCAATTGCTTAAGCaacctttttaaaattatggagTTGTGATAAACCTGAAATGcacataaaatactaaaaaaaattaaaatggatatataaataattaaaaacaattgtaTCACACCGTGTAAAAATATTTCACATCCAAAGGCTAAACAAAAAACccaaatataaattaagaagaaagtgacaataaattaaaagataaaaataaaaaaattgtatatgatTAGATGTGATGCCTGAAATTGCATGAAATCACAATAAACAAAATTGGGTCCTGCaacattaaaaattgaaaaaaaaaaaagaatttttttattcatttgttatAGAAAAGGGaggttgaaaaatataaatcagtATTGAAGCAATTTCCTCAAGTGAAGGGGTAAGATAATTTCTTACATATAGTTGATATATAAAGCATGCTCAAGTCTACAAATTATGTTGAGGATCAAGTTGACTGCAAACAACTATACAATTAACAGGCAAATTTAATATTCAAAGGATGAAAGGATGAGTTTATAGGAAAATTATTTctgattaaaaagaataaaagaataaagacaaaataaagaaaaaaaaataagtaaaagaagtaagaaaatataattcatcAGTGAAATTGAAATAGTCATCTATTATTagtaacaaatatattaaaatgataaagcatatagttttttttgttattgtagggtttcttttcttataaaataaatacatatgaattattttatataaattatcatcatcatcattattattattattatttgaaaagatATGTTGAATCGataattttttgtgaaaaaaatatatagctcTTGCATGTCTTgtctttttagttatttttatatataagaatttaagtctaatataattttaatataaaaaatggttATCATCAAATTGCAtgtcaatatataatttatgataatgaaattgaatttaggtttgatatttaattttgacaGATTTAGTGTTGATTAAGAATTAAAAGTCTTATGCCTTGGGCTATGTAgagaattaaatataaaattagaattttgaattcaattgcaattttaCTGTGTGGTGAAAAACAATATAGTTGGGCTATAAGTGAGTAAATATTTGCTGTAAAAAAAGTGTGTAAATATTTGAGTAAAGAATTGTTTCATAATAGTACGTtcaaattaattacattaaataactTGTATTGAGACCCAAATCTTAAATTCTTAATAACATCCTTACATATCGAGtggaatttcttttatattgaataatcactaaaaaagaaatcatttaCTAAAAGCTTCTTATTAGACTTGCTCCCATTTTTATTGAATcgttaatataaattttgtgagtcaaaatataaatttatatagatTTTGTGAGTTTCTATAATACTATATGGtactaacaattaattttatttcttaaaagaaaaatcaaattattggaTATAGATAACTTGAGAACATCTCTCTCAATTAGGTAATTCCAAATTATTGGGGTGGGATATTCAGCCTCCTTAACCATACTTCTCCATAATTGCCTCAATTTTTTTCCCAAATAGAAAATTGGAACCTAACCCTATACATATCTCATCAGGGTCTGAAAACTTACTCCCAccattacagtttttttttgcttccaaatataatgaaaaacaaacatttttaacataaatttatacataaaaaaactttaaaacacAAGTTCTGAGAAGTACAGACGTTAAGTAGCAAACATTGAGTAGAAAATTTGATTGTTATAAGGTTCTCTTTACTCgtccaaaaaagagaaaacaaacatATAAATCAAACGGTAGATTATCAAACAGGTGAATGCCAAATCACTAAactcatactttttttttaattatcaaaatccAGAATTATGCTACGATAAATTGAGAAGTACAATCTCAATTGGATTAATTGACACTGAACTCAAACAACTAAAACAACACACTCCactatattaaagataaaaaaataaagatcatCAATCAAAACCTAAGTACAATCATCAGAgtctaaaataagaataattatatttatttctaaaaaattcttccggaataaaaaaagaagaagaagaaaatctcACCAAACTAAACCATTAATGATAACACCATAAGCAACAAATTTATCTGCGCAAAAAGTTACCTCACAATATATGTGAGAAATCTCAGTTTAGAATCCTGAGAGACTTGGATGATATTGAATTAGTGACAAGGTTCACTCCTCACTGCCGATGGCACTTGTGTTGGATATGTCCATTTCACTTTCATAATTTGAAAATAGTAGCCTTCATTTATTAATTGTGATACGATAATTATTGCATGCCAGCGGGCAATATTACCGAGTTGATATTTATACCACCAACACCGATTTCCATAACTTTCAAGAGTTAACTTTATTTCGTTGCCATTTAATTATTCcgagaatatttttttcctttaaatataACATACGAATATTAGTTTtgagtgttttaaaaaattgtattatatatcatataatagttattttattatctcataacaagaataattttttttttctatctttatatttctgagaataaaaaaataattagtgaaaCAAACGCT contains:
- the LOC100776258 gene encoding protein EXORDIUM-like 2, with the protein product MTLNYNIALAFSAVLTLLLFPLLTVGELVEEQPLVLKYHNGQLLKGRITVNLIWYGTFTPIQRSIIVDFINSLSSAPNAPLPSTATWWKTTEKYKVGGGSPALVVGMQFLHPAYTLGKNLKGRDLLALASKFNEINSITVVLTAKDVAVEGFCMSRCGTHGSTRNVKSNARTAYIWVGNSETQCPGQCAWPFHQPIYGPQTPPLVSPNGDAGVDGMVINLATLLAGTVTNPFNNGYFQGPPTAPLEAVSACTGVFGSGSYPGYPGRVLVDKATGASYNAHGANGRRYLVPAMWDPQTSTCKTLV